One Dioscorea cayenensis subsp. rotundata cultivar TDr96_F1 chromosome 17, TDr96_F1_v2_PseudoChromosome.rev07_lg8_w22 25.fasta, whole genome shotgun sequence DNA window includes the following coding sequences:
- the LOC120279971 gene encoding uncharacterized protein LOC120279971, giving the protein MLGAGPQFGRGHSDDRFYNAAKARRNPNQSFFRPRSLAASSAPVVGVKGKVVVLDGRVPENRAGSEPPCKTAAVSSSSSVPEVLPPCNLAQFIKFTSPSVPAQYPSKTRMREWKTELLPYFGLEDLWESFQEWSAYGAGVPLLLNGSDSVVQYYVPYLSGMQLYVELNRQRDSTRRQGEESDGDCCRDSSSDASSDCERERCLKYTVNSNQNHLGSASVIKMERLSLRDEHMVPQEEFSSDEGEAGNGPGHLLFEYFERSPPYSREPLADKISDLACRFSELKTLRSCDLLPTSWMSVAWYPIYRIPTGPTLRDLDACFLTFHLLSTQVKGVGSATGPSVSHPHGPNSAPKISLSTFGLSSYKFKGSIWTANFGYERQLSNSLLQKADTWLRNRQVDHPDYQFFASHGAIRR; this is encoded by the exons ATGCTGGGTGCCGGTCCGCAGTTCGGCCGTGGGCATAGTGATGATCGGTTCTATAACGCTGCTAAGGCTCGTCGGAACCCTAATCAGAGCTTTTTCAGGCCGCGGAGTTTGGCGGCTTCGTCGGCGCCGGTGGTTGGCGTGAAAGGCAAGGTTGTTGTCTTGGATGGCCGTGTGCCGGAGAACCGCGCTGGATCCGAACCGCCGTGCAAGACTGCTGCTGTGTCTTCATCTTCCTCCGTCCCGGAGGTCCTCCCACCGTGTAATCTTGCTCAGTTCATCAAGTTCACCTCGCCTTCTGTTCCCGCTCAGTATCCCTCTAAG ACGAGGATGAGGGAGTGGAAGACGGAGTTGTTGCCGTATTTTGGATTGGAGGATCTTTGGGAGTCGTTCCAGGAGTGGAGTGCTTATGGCGCCGGTGTTCCGTTGCTTTTGAATGGGAGTGACTCCGTTGTTCAATATTACGTACCTTACTTATCCGGCATGCAATTGTATGTTGAATTAAATAGGCAGCGGGACAGCACCAG GCGACAGGGTGAGGAGAGCGATGGTGATTGTTGCAGAGATTCTAGCAGTGATGCTAGCAGTGATTGTGAACGTGAGAGATGCCTGAAATATACAGTGAATTCGAATCAAAATCATTTGGGAAGTGCCTCTGTAATCAAAATGGAAAGATTGTCCTTGAGAGATGAACATATGGTGCCCCAAGAAGAGTTTTCTAGCGATGAAGGTGAGGCGGGAAATGGTCCTGGCCATCTTctttttgagtattttgaaCGCAGCCCTCCGTATAGTCGTGAACCTTTAGCTGACAAG ATTTCTGATCTTGCTTGCCGTTTCTCTGAACTGAAGACCCTTAGAAGTTGTGATCTCCTGCCAACCAGCTGGATGTCAGTTGCATG GTATCCTATTTACCGTATTCCAACTGGGCCTACGTTACGGGATTTGGATGCTTGCTTTCTCACTTTCCATCTTTTGTCTACTCAAGTAAAAG GTGTTGGCAGTGCTACTGGGCCTAGTGTATCCCATCCTCATGGACCAAACAGTGCTCCAAAGATCTCTCTTTCAACTTTTGGTCTCTCCTCCTACAAGTTCAAAGGATCCATATGGACTGCGAACTTTGGATACGAAAGGCAATTATCAAACTCTCTGTTGCAGAAGGCTGATACCTGGCTACGGAATCGACAAGTTGATCATCCAGATTACCAGTTCTTTGCCTCACATGGTGCAATCCGCAGATGA
- the LOC120280502 gene encoding LEAF RUST 10 DISEASE-RESISTANCE LOCUS RECEPTOR-LIKE PROTEIN KINASE-like 1.2, translating into MTPNSLLIFRNPSLLLILSSLFVLISVTTPTMNYCKPISCGHLPNISYPFWLAEKHPSYCGYPSFKVSCQNNMSILSMSDSFQILNIFYENQSVVLNDTKLDTSTCSFPNSDLSFGLSLFEISSVNRELSFFSCNSSHFPPDSVSVPCQPLNISLQLSNDNWVDAKPKPSLSSCQVARRPVLGYAGAKSSDYAVLLRRGFLLKWNVTDCTECKQSNGECGYDDERESFMCICDDRRHLKHCSEFLPFLSFLLSVILIFYLLFFPLSSNSSSLKARNLLVSDENYSLAT; encoded by the coding sequence ATGACTCCAAACTCATTACTTATCTTCAGAAATCCATCTCTTCTCTTAATTCTATCatctttatttgtattaatCTCAGTTACCACTCCAACTATGAATTACTGCAAGCCTATAAGCTGTGGTCATCTCCCAAACATTAGCTATCCATTTTGGCTGGCAGAGAAGCATCCATCTTACTGTGGCTATCCATCCTTTAAAGTCTCTTGCCAAAACAACATGTCAATTCTTAGTATGTCTGATAGTTTCCAAATTCTCAATATATTTTATGAGAACCAATCTGTTGTTCTTAATGATACCAAGTTAGATACAAGTACATGCTCATTTCCTAATTCCGATCTCAGTTTTGGTCTTTCGTTGTTCGAGATTAGCTCTGTTAACAGAGaactctccttcttctcctgcAATAGCTCTCATTTTCCACCTGATTCTGTTAGTGTCCCTTGTCAGCCTCTGAACATTAGTTTACAACTTAGTAATGATAATTGGGTAGATGCAAAGCCGAAACCTTCATTAAGTTCTTGTCAGGTTGCGAGAAGGCCGGTTTTGGGATATGCAGGAGCTAAAAGCAGTGATTATGCAGTTCTTCTGAGGAGAGGATTTCTGCTGAAATGGAATGTGACTGATTGCACTGAGTGTAAACAGAGCAATGGCGAGTGCGGCTACGATGACGAAAGGGAGAGTTTTATGTGTATTTGCGATGATCGGCGTCATTTGAAGCATTGCAGTGAGTTTCTTCCATTTCTTTCGTTTTTACTTTCAGTGattttgatcttttatttacttttctttcCTCTATCAtccaattcatcttcattaaaaGCAAGAAATTTGCTAGTAAGTGATGAAAACTATTCTTTGGCTACCTGA
- the LOC120279970 gene encoding putative glutamine amidotransferase GAT1_2.1: MGSSELSMILPRVLIVSRRTVRKNKFVDFVGEYHLDLIVGYGAVPVIVPRVAGVHMLLESFEPIHGVLLCEGEDIDPSHYETDVSGLSSNELEEIRCLHTSDTAIDKEKDSIELHLAKLCLERNIPYLGICRGSQVLNVACGGTLYQDVEKELSRNGKTDIVFHMDYENYDGHRHRVKVVEGTPLSSWFEESLEKEKMEIEVNSYHHQGVKRLAERFVPMAFASDGLIEGFYDPDAYNPDEGKFIMGLQFHPERMRKGDSDEFDYPGCPKAYQEFVKAVVAYQKKVNGCTKNTKNGLKMDKELEKRRKMIVRSFSMAKNMYACKHHDYDAAGVKEQELEVGAEFLESNTALSVQQEKRLKQMGATVRNASSYIERLKMNEERERVARSVIGKMSIEQLSELLSFYHLMGQICSEVLERKIVAD; the protein is encoded by the exons atGGGTTCATCAGAGCTTTCAATGATCCTTCCAAGAGTTCTCATAGTCTCCAGACGCACTGTTAGAAAGAATAAGTTTGTGGATTTTGTAG GAGAATACCATCTTGATCTCATAGTAGGTTATGGTGCAGTGCCGGTGATCGTCCCCCGTGTTGCCGGAGTCCACATGCTCCTAGAAAGTTTTGAACCAATTCATGGTGTTCTTCTATGTGAAGGAGAAGACATTGATCCCTCCCACTACGAGACCGATGTCTCCGGCCTCTCCTCCAATGAGCTCGAAGAGATACGTTGTCTCCACACAAGCGATACTGCCATTGACAAAGAGAAAGACTCCATCGAGCTTCATTTAGCTAAACTTTGCCTTGAAAGAAACATTCCCTACCTCGGCATTTGCCGAGGCTCTCAAGTCCTCAACGTCGCTTGCGGGGGCACTTTGTATCAAGATGTCGAGAAAGAGCTATCGAGAAATGGTAAGACCGATATTGTTTTTCACATGGACTATGAAAACTACGACGGGCACCGACATCGAGTGAAAGTTGTGGAAGGGACACCATTGAGTTCTTGGTTTGAAGAGTCActggagaaggagaagatggagattGAGGTGAATAGTTATCATCATCAAGGAGTGAAAAGGTTAGCAGAGAGGTTTGTGCCAATGGCTTTTGCAAGTGATGGATTGATTGAAGGGTTTTATGATCCTGATGCTTATAATCCTGATGAAGGCAAGTTCATAATGGGATTGCAGTTTCATCCTGAGAGGATGAGAAAGGGCGATTCCGATGAGTTCGACTATCCCGGATGTCCAAAAGCATATCAG GAGTTTGTGAAAGCCGTGGTGGCGTATCAAAAGAAGGTCAATGGATGTaccaaaaatactaaaaatggGTTGAAGATGGATAAAGAGTtggagaagaggaggaagatgatTGTGAGGAGTTTTTCCATGGCTAAGAACATGTATGCTTGCAAACATCATGATTATGATGCAGCTGGTGTTAAAGAGCAAGAGCTTGAAGTTGGTGCAGAATTCCTTGAG TCAAACACAGCATTGAGTGTGCAACAAGAGAAGAGATTGAAGCAGATGGGAGCAACAGTGAGGAATGCATCATCTTACATTGAGAGATTGAAGATGAATGAGGAAAGAGAGAGGGTGGCCAGGAGTGTGATTGGCAAGATGTCTATTGAACAGTTGTCTGAGTTGCTCTCATTTTATCATTTGATGGGCCAGATTTGCTCTGAGGTTTTGGAAAGGAAGATCGTTGCTGATTAG